A region from the Acyrthosiphon pisum isolate AL4f chromosome A1, pea_aphid_22Mar2018_4r6ur, whole genome shotgun sequence genome encodes:
- the LOC100572207 gene encoding UDP-glucuronosyltransferase 1-1 yields the protein MSYQVSIIIAILTISGSCVVRPSAAGADILAFFPLPVYSHFSGFNPLFLELANRGYRVTVVSPFYPKGDVPTNYRHVPIPDVKIQRIRNPLEIRHTYRVTNMINVKQGMMKMVTRTLELNETRAFLNDTRYAFDLVLTECWYSDIYLAVGHRYSAPVVCLSPMAPSVTLSQSLGVPDHPAYVPSFWLRYSDSMSFGERLYNAAIAAAELIVSEVVFRSTDQQMLDDLYTYPGHRNCPPLDALRQAVQLTLVNGHHSVSYARPYPPNVVQVAGMHMRLQSSTTVDRKFKALLDGATHGAIYFSFGSNIKMSDLEERDVQVFVESFRKLKQIVLWKWENGTIANLPDNVYIDKWFPQQYILSHKNCKLFITHGGYHSLVEALHYGLPLIGFPFFTDQFYNMRFVIENGFGIEILLENLNVKVFVDAIGKILSDRSYKKNAQTASNIFSDLPVSAMDTAVHSVEYLIRNGVADYKLPTSTSLNRYQYFLIDVVVVIGAVVALTALILYKSIGYLRKIINLNDKKSK from the exons ATGTCTTATCAA GTTTCAATAATCATCGCGATCTTGACAATCTCAGGTAGCTGCGTTGTTCGTCCAAGCGCTGCCGGCGCGGATATATTGGCGTTCTTCCCGTTGCCAGTTTACAGTCATTTTTCTGGTTTCAATCCGCTGTTCTTGGAATTGGCGAACCGCGGTTACCGCGTGACCGTTGTCAGCCCGTTCTATCCAAAAGGAGATGTGCCAACCAATTACCGACACGTACCCATTCCAGAtg TGAAAATCCAGAGAATTCGCAATCCACTGGAAATCCGCCATACATATCGGGTGACCAATATGATCAACGTCAAGCAAGGTATGATGAAGATGGTCACGCGGACTCTGGAGCTGAACGAGACTCGTGCGTTTCTCAACGACACTCGGTATGCCTTCGATCTGGTTTTGACCGAATGCTGGTACAGCGACATTTACCTGGCAGTAGGTCACAG ATATTCTGCTCCGGTGGTGTGCCTGAGCCCGATGGCTCCGTCAGTGACGCTCAGCCAATCGCTGGGCGTGCCGGATCATCCCGCGTACGTGCCGTCGTTCTGGCTCCGGTACTCGGACTCCATGTCGTTCGGCGAACGACTGTACAACGCGGCGATCGCTGCCGCCGAGCTGATCGTGTCTGAGGTTGTGTTCCGGTCAACGGATCAGCAGATGCTGGACGATCTGTACACGTACCCCGGACACCGGAACTGCCCGCCACTAGACGCTCTCCGCCAAGCCGTTCAACTCACATTGGTCAACGGCCACCACTCCGTGTCGTACGCCAGGCCGTATCCGCCGAACGTGGTGCAAGTGGCCGGCATGCACATGCGGCTGCAGTCGTCAACCACCGTTGACCGG AAATTCAAAGCACTCCTCGACGGTGCAACCCATGGGGCAATTTACTTCAGTTTCGGATCGAACATAAAGATGTCGGACCTGGAGGAACGTGATGTCCAAGTATTTGTCGAATCGTTCAGGAAGCTCAAGCAAATCGTGCTGTGGAAATGGGAAAACGGCACCATTGCTAACCTGCCCGACAATGTGTACATCGATAAATGGTTTCCACAACAATACATATTGA GCCATAAAAACTGTAAGCTGTTCATCACTCACGGAGGATATCACAGTCTCGTGGAGGCCTTGCACTATGGTTTGCCATTGATTGGATTCCCGTTTTTTACCGACCAGTTCTACAACATGAGGTTTGTCATCGAAAACGGTTTCGGAATAGAAATCTTACTGGAAAACCTAAACGTAAAAGTCTTCGTCGATGCTATAGGAAAAATCTTATCTGATAGAAG TTATAAGAAGAACGCCCAAACAGCTTCCAATATATTCTCAGACCTTCCAGTTTCCGCAATGGATACCGCAGTGCATTCGGTTGAATACTTAATCCGAAATGGTGTGGCAGATTACAAATTGCCCACGTCCACGAGCTTGaatcgatatcaatattttttgatcgATGTTGTGGTTGTGATTGGCGCTGTTGTAGCTTTAACCgcgttaattttatataaatccaTCGGTTACTtaaggaaaataattaatttaaacgacaaaaagtcaaaataa